The Methylomonas montana genome has a window encoding:
- a CDS encoding PaaI family thioesterase, translating into MDVSQLPFNRLIGLELANPDSGFLVCFPDKMQYTNHLGTVHGSALLAVVEAGSAAFLSQHLADETGVVPVVRKLEAKFRKPASGQITQNNQFLCRNFWSPNDR; encoded by the coding sequence TTGGACGTATCGCAATTACCCTTCAATCGGCTTATCGGGCTGGAGCTTGCCAATCCGGATAGCGGCTTTTTGGTTTGCTTTCCCGACAAAATGCAATACACCAATCATCTCGGCACCGTCCATGGCAGTGCTTTATTGGCAGTAGTCGAGGCGGGCTCCGCTGCATTTCTTTCGCAACACTTGGCTGACGAAACCGGAGTTGTTCCGGTCGTGAGAAAACTCGAAGCCAAGTTTCGTAAACCAGCGTCGGGCCAGATAACCCAAAATAATCAGTTTCTATGCAGAAATTTCTGGAGTCCAAATGATAGGTGA